From a region of the Streptomyces caniferus genome:
- the guaB gene encoding IMP dehydrogenase yields MSDNVDGMPAKFAMLGLTYDDVLLLPGASEVLPNTVSTASRVSRNVAVNIPLLSAAMDKVTEARMAIAMARQGGAGVLHRNLSIEDQANQVDLVKRSESGMVTDPITVRPDASLADADALCAKFRISGVPVTDAAGKLLGIVTNRDMAFEMDRSRQVREVMTPMPLVTGKVGISGEDAIELLRRHKIEKLPLVDEAGVLKGLITVKDFVKAEKYPNAAKDAEGRLVVGAAVGVGDAAYDRAQALVEAGADFLVIDSAHGHSRGILDMIAKVKSNINVDVVGGNVATRDGAQALIDAGADGIKVGVGPGSICTTRVVAGVGVPQVTAIYEAAQAANAAGVPLIGDGGLQFSGDIAKAIAAGADTVMLGSLLAGCEESPGEMVFINGKQFKSYRGMGSLGAMQSRGQARSFSKDRYFQDNVLSEDKLVPEGIEGQVPYRGPLASVAHQLVGGLRASMGYVGSADIPELKEKGHFVRITSAGLKESHPHDIQMTTEAPNYSGR; encoded by the coding sequence ATGAGTGACAACGTCGACGGTATGCCCGCCAAATTCGCCATGCTCGGGCTGACATACGACGACGTGCTGCTGCTGCCCGGCGCGTCGGAGGTGCTGCCGAACACGGTGAGCACCGCTTCCCGGGTCTCGCGCAACGTCGCGGTGAACATCCCGCTGCTGTCCGCGGCGATGGACAAGGTCACCGAGGCGCGCATGGCCATCGCCATGGCGCGGCAGGGCGGCGCGGGCGTACTGCACCGCAACCTGTCCATCGAGGACCAGGCCAACCAGGTCGACCTGGTCAAGCGCTCCGAGTCCGGCATGGTCACCGACCCGATCACGGTCCGCCCGGACGCCTCGCTCGCCGACGCCGACGCGCTCTGTGCCAAGTTCCGCATCAGCGGAGTGCCGGTCACCGACGCCGCGGGCAAGCTGCTGGGCATCGTGACCAACCGCGACATGGCCTTCGAGATGGACCGCAGCCGTCAGGTCCGCGAGGTCATGACGCCGATGCCGCTGGTCACCGGCAAGGTCGGCATCTCCGGCGAGGACGCCATCGAGCTGCTGCGCCGCCACAAGATCGAGAAGCTTCCGCTGGTCGACGAGGCGGGCGTGCTCAAGGGTCTGATCACGGTCAAGGACTTCGTCAAGGCCGAGAAGTACCCGAACGCCGCCAAGGACGCCGAGGGCCGGCTGGTCGTCGGTGCCGCGGTGGGCGTCGGCGACGCGGCGTACGACCGGGCGCAGGCACTGGTCGAGGCCGGTGCCGACTTCCTCGTCATCGACAGTGCGCACGGCCACAGCCGCGGCATCCTCGACATGATCGCCAAGGTCAAGTCCAACATCAACGTCGATGTCGTCGGCGGCAACGTCGCCACCCGTGACGGCGCCCAGGCGCTGATCGACGCGGGCGCGGACGGCATCAAGGTCGGTGTCGGCCCCGGCTCCATCTGCACCACCCGCGTCGTCGCCGGCGTCGGCGTGCCGCAGGTCACCGCGATCTACGAGGCCGCGCAGGCCGCGAACGCCGCGGGCGTGCCGCTGATCGGTGACGGCGGTCTGCAGTTCTCCGGCGACATCGCCAAGGCCATCGCGGCCGGCGCGGACACCGTCATGCTGGGCTCGCTGCTGGCCGGCTGCGAGGAGTCGCCCGGCGAGATGGTCTTCATCAACGGCAAGCAGTTCAAGTCGTACCGCGGCATGGGCTCGCTGGGCGCGATGCAGTCCCGCGGCCAGGCCCGCTCCTTCTCCAAGGACCGCTACTTCCAGGACAACGTCCTGTCCGAGGACAAGCTGGTCCCCGAGGGCATCGAGGGCCAGGTGCCCTACCGGGGTCCGCTCGCCTCGGTCGCCCACCAGCTCGTCGGCGGTCTGCGGGCCTCCATGGGCTACGTCGGCTCCGCCGACATCCCCGAGCTCAAGGAGAAGGGCCACTTCGTCCGCATCACCTCCGCGGGCCTCAAGGAGAGCCACCCGCACGACATCCAGATGACGACCGAGGCGCCCAACTACTCGGGTCGCTGA
- a CDS encoding sigma-70 family RNA polymerase sigma factor, which yields MRDDGKQEIGALVARAVEGDQRATHDLLAHVHPLALRYCRTRLSRLPGDARHFVEDLAQEVCVAVLCALPRYRDTGKPFEAFVFAIAGHKVADLQRAAMRHPGSTAVPSDEMPEQPDDSLGPEERALLSSDAEWAKKLLANLPENQRELVLLRVAVGLTAEETGQMLGMSPGAVRVAQHRALSRLRALAEQ from the coding sequence ATGCGTGATGACGGGAAGCAGGAAATCGGCGCTCTCGTCGCGCGTGCTGTCGAGGGTGACCAGCGGGCCACCCACGATCTTCTGGCCCATGTGCACCCCCTCGCGCTGCGCTATTGCCGCACCCGGCTGTCGAGACTGCCGGGTGACGCTCGCCACTTCGTCGAGGACCTGGCGCAGGAAGTGTGTGTCGCGGTGCTCTGCGCGCTGCCGCGCTACCGCGACACCGGCAAACCCTTCGAGGCGTTCGTCTTCGCCATCGCCGGTCACAAGGTCGCCGATCTGCAGCGGGCCGCGATGCGGCATCCGGGCAGCACGGCCGTGCCGTCCGACGAGATGCCCGAGCAGCCGGACGACTCCCTCGGCCCCGAGGAGCGGGCGCTGCTCAGCAGCGACGCCGAGTGGGCCAAGAAGCTGCTGGCGAATCTTCCGGAGAACCAGCGCGAGCTGGTGCTGCTGAGGGTCGCCGTGGGGCTGACCGCCGAGGAGACCGGGCAGATGCTGGGGATGTCGCCCGGCGCGGTGCGGGTCGCCCAGCACCGTGCGCTGAGCAGGCTGCGGGCGCTCGCCGAGCAGTAG
- a CDS encoding response regulator transcription factor, giving the protein MTSVLVCDDSPLAREALRRAVATVPGVERVTTAANGEEVLRRWGADRSDLILMDVRMPGLGGVETVRRLLSADPGARIIMLTVAEDLDGVALAVAAGARGYLHKDASRAELRATVTQALADPTWRLAPRRLRSAEMGAAPTLTAREIQVLEGMSHGRSNAEIGRELFLSEDTVKTHARRLFKKLGASDRAHAVALGFRWGLVR; this is encoded by the coding sequence TGACATCCGTCCTCGTCTGCGACGACTCCCCGCTTGCCCGAGAGGCGCTCCGTCGGGCGGTTGCGACCGTGCCCGGCGTCGAGCGTGTGACGACCGCGGCCAACGGCGAGGAAGTCCTCCGCCGCTGGGGTGCCGATCGCTCGGATCTGATTTTGATGGACGTACGGATGCCCGGTCTCGGCGGTGTCGAGACCGTGCGCCGGCTGCTGTCCGCCGATCCCGGCGCCCGGATCATCATGCTCACGGTGGCCGAGGATCTGGACGGTGTCGCGCTCGCGGTCGCCGCCGGAGCCCGTGGCTATCTGCACAAGGACGCCTCGCGCGCCGAGCTGCGGGCGACGGTGACCCAGGCGCTCGCCGACCCGACGTGGCGGCTCGCCCCGCGCCGGCTGCGGTCCGCCGAGATGGGTGCCGCGCCGACGCTGACCGCGCGCGAGATCCAAGTACTGGAGGGCATGAGTCACGGCCGTTCGAACGCCGAGATCGGCCGTGAGCTGTTCTTGTCGGAGGACACGGTCAAGACCCACGCGCGGCGCCTTTTCAAGAAACTCGGCGCCTCCGACCGGGCGCATGCGGTGGCCCTGGGCTTCCGCTGGGGACTGGTCCGCTAA